Proteins co-encoded in one Bremerella sp. TYQ1 genomic window:
- a CDS encoding Piwi domain-containing protein → MLYLNGFSTAIAGTSLTVLKARMEPTEVKDARRSLGDSWFTMYHEGFLYSHAKEQVAHGGIGETSLLVLYDHVGLRFVKSMLDEAMQSVFDRYDPVRDRPFTFLAQNTELVDAAASNLKSRPKLLSRFEIRPKYELEAKLIELRPGKLEIVLVLNLATRWICDASIKELHEANIPLLGMHLVRTNVEPGQRRLVGTFDRLSGDNVVLKEAYGDTDQVFAEELRVEGSKEVFATCLRRLLGSQYDKFCYAFDDEFGKFCGGSGFDQELNKMERFLKGKNPVKLHGDIDITIGDRVRLTNQSNYKTVFELPPGKYSFDRSRTKLANYAWEGLARYGPFDRGSFPTRSPRILLVTPDTVSGQVSQALKKFRDGFGSSQRSQYDGFTDVFHLANPTFYPLSVSLFGVERLEIAKAYRKAIEERLARDCDYDAAFNILLDEHAGLPDAQNPYLAAKSILLSHGIPVQEARVSTLTADEKQLQFTFRNIATALYAKMGGIPWTVDHGETVDDELVIGIGNAELSGSRFEKSQRHIGITTVFRGDGNYLLSNLSQECRFEDYPSVLRESTITVLREVKQRNNWLPGQTVRIVFHAFKPLKNVEVADIIASSVEEVGSEQTTEFAFLNVSLDHSFTLLDMAQSGITRHNRTKGTYVPQRGLAAEVGQFTRLVTTTGPQMVKRANLSLPRPLLIHLHKQSTYRDLAYLSEQILNFTTLSWRSTLPSEKPVTILYSSLIAELLARLKSVDGWSQAVLNTKLRNSKWFL, encoded by the coding sequence ATGCTGTACTTAAACGGATTCTCAACGGCAATTGCTGGTACATCGTTAACGGTTCTAAAGGCCAGGATGGAGCCCACTGAAGTAAAGGACGCCAGACGCTCGCTCGGCGACTCTTGGTTTACGATGTATCACGAAGGGTTTCTCTATTCACATGCAAAGGAACAGGTCGCACACGGAGGAATTGGCGAAACGAGTCTCTTGGTGCTCTACGATCATGTTGGCCTGCGTTTTGTAAAGAGCATGCTTGATGAAGCGATGCAAAGTGTCTTTGATCGATATGATCCGGTTCGAGACCGACCATTCACATTTCTCGCGCAAAACACTGAACTCGTCGATGCAGCAGCTTCGAACCTGAAATCTAGGCCTAAATTACTTTCTCGATTTGAAATTCGCCCAAAATATGAACTCGAAGCGAAACTGATAGAACTCCGCCCCGGCAAGTTGGAAATAGTGCTTGTTCTCAATCTGGCCACTCGTTGGATCTGCGATGCAAGTATTAAAGAGCTGCATGAGGCAAACATCCCGCTTCTAGGAATGCATCTCGTTCGAACGAATGTAGAACCGGGTCAACGACGATTGGTTGGAACGTTTGATCGCCTTAGCGGCGACAATGTCGTACTAAAAGAAGCTTATGGCGACACGGATCAAGTTTTTGCAGAAGAATTGCGAGTCGAAGGATCGAAAGAGGTTTTCGCAACATGTCTGCGGCGACTATTGGGCAGCCAATACGACAAGTTCTGTTATGCATTCGACGACGAATTTGGCAAGTTTTGCGGAGGTTCAGGATTTGACCAGGAACTGAACAAAATGGAGCGTTTCCTAAAGGGAAAAAACCCCGTGAAGCTCCATGGCGACATCGACATTACAATTGGAGACAGGGTTCGACTCACAAATCAGTCGAATTACAAAACTGTTTTCGAATTGCCTCCTGGGAAATACTCTTTCGATCGATCCCGTACGAAATTGGCGAATTACGCGTGGGAAGGTTTAGCAAGATATGGCCCATTCGACCGTGGTAGTTTTCCTACCCGCTCACCTCGCATTCTGCTAGTTACTCCGGACACTGTTTCAGGGCAAGTCAGCCAAGCACTCAAGAAATTCCGTGATGGATTCGGTTCGAGTCAGCGAAGTCAATATGATGGTTTTACAGATGTCTTTCACCTTGCCAACCCAACGTTCTACCCACTCTCAGTAAGCCTCTTTGGTGTTGAAAGACTGGAAATTGCAAAAGCTTACCGAAAAGCAATTGAAGAACGACTAGCACGTGATTGTGATTATGACGCCGCTTTTAACATCTTGTTGGATGAACACGCCGGCTTACCCGATGCACAGAACCCCTACCTTGCTGCCAAGTCTATTCTACTCTCCCACGGCATCCCGGTTCAGGAGGCGAGAGTTTCAACATTGACTGCTGATGAAAAGCAGCTTCAATTCACATTCAGAAACATCGCCACAGCTTTGTACGCAAAAATGGGAGGCATTCCATGGACCGTTGACCACGGCGAAACAGTAGACGACGAGTTGGTCATTGGCATAGGAAACGCGGAACTTTCAGGAAGTCGTTTTGAGAAGAGTCAACGCCACATCGGAATCACAACGGTTTTTCGTGGTGACGGAAACTATCTCCTCTCAAATCTCTCTCAAGAATGTAGATTTGAAGACTATCCTTCCGTTCTTCGTGAATCTACGATCACCGTCCTACGCGAAGTAAAACAGCGAAATAATTGGCTACCCGGCCAAACAGTCAGGATCGTCTTTCATGCGTTCAAGCCGCTAAAAAATGTTGAAGTTGCTGACATCATTGCTTCGAGCGTTGAGGAGGTCGGTAGCGAACAAACAACTGAGTTCGCTTTCCTGAATGTATCGCTCGATCACTCGTTCACACTGCTCGATATGGCTCAAAGCGGGATAACGAGACACAATCGAACGAAGGGAACCTATGTGCCACAGCGAGGCCTGGCAGCGGAGGTGGGGCAATTCACGCGGTTAGTCACTACTACTGGTCCGCAAATGGTAAAACGCGCTAACCTTTCTTTGCCAAGGCCGTTGCTGATTCACCTCCACAAACAATCAACCTACCGTGATCTCGCTTATCTCTCAGAGCAGATCCTTAACTTTACAACTTTATCATGGAGATCGACCTTACCTTCAGAAAAACCAGTGACCATCCTATATTCATCTTTGATAGCGGAGCTGCTCGCAAGACTGAAGTCCGTTGATGGCTGGTCGCAAGCTGTATTAAATACCAAGCTTCGAAACAGCAAGTGGTTTCTATAA